AAGATAGTCGCCTACGGGCCACACGCTCAACAGGGCAAAAAACAGGATGACGCCCGCCAGCAGATGCTGACCCAGCCGACGGCCAGCACGAATCAGCCACCAGGCAAGAATAAGCAGCACCAGACACAGCTGCTCCGGCCTCATCAGAAACCAGAACAGCTTGGCAGCATAATACAGCAGTGATTCCATTCACATTCCAACAGCAGTCACAGGCAACTCCACCAAAGGCCTACTCACGACTGAGCAAGTCAGTACAGAGCCGTCCTGGCGGAGGCCTGTGAACCGACTTGCAGCAGTATGTGATTGGGCTCTCAGATTTTCAGGGTAGCAGCCATGTAACCCTGCACCTGCTGCAAATCATTAGCCAGCACCTGGTAGCGCTCATCACGCTCGAACAGATCGGCCATGGCCTCAGGCAGGGCCGGAGTCTGTAGTTCCGCCTTGATAATGGCATCAGGGAATTTGACGGGATGTGCCGTGGCCAGTGTCACCATAGGTACATTGTTATCCCGGCGACAGGCACGTGCAGCACGAACACCAATGGCCGTATGCGGATCAAGCAGGTAGCCCGTCTCAGCATGCACCTCGGCAATTGTCGCTACAGTGTCATCATCATTGACGCAGAAGCTGTCAAACAGCTCACGTACGGACTCCCAGCGGGCAGGATCAAGACTGACCGATTCGTTGCGGAAGCGCTGCATCAGGTCATTGATAGCCGCGCCATCACGGCCATAGATCTCAAACAGCATGCGTTCAAAGTTGCTGGATACCATGATGTCCATGGACGGTGACAGGGTATGCACCAGACCCTGACGGCTCATGTCGTTACTGCTGATCGCACGATGAAGAATATCATTGCGGTTAGTAGCTACCACCAGCTGCTGAATCGGCAGGCCCATCTGTTTGGCCAGATAACCGGCGAAGATATCGCCGAAGTTACCGGTCGGTACCGAGAACGACACTTCACGATCCGGTGCCCCCAGCGCCAGACCTGCGGCAAAGTAATAAACGATCTGGGACATGATGCGTGCCCAGTTGATCGAGTTGACCGCTCCGAGTCGAGCACCTTTAAGGAAGGCCTGATTGGCGAAGCTGTCCTTGACCATCTGCTGGCAGTCATCGAAATTGCCTTCCAGAGCGATGTTATGGACATTATCGGCCAACACCGTCGTCATCTGTCGGCGCTGAACTTCGGATACGCGCTGATAAGGATGCAGAATAAAAATATCCACATGCTCACAGTGACGGCAGCCTTCGATCGCGGCGGAACCGGTGTCCCCCGATGTCGCTCCCATGATCACCAGACGCTCACCACGCTTGGCCAGCACATGATCCATCAGACGACCCAACAGCTGCAGGGCAAAATCCTTGAACGCCAGTGTCGGGCCATGGAATAGCTCCAGCACCCACTCATTGCTGTCGAGCTGCTGTAACGGTGCGACGGCACGATGACGGAACACCTTGTAGGTATCGTCAATCATGGTTTTCAGGTCAGCGTCAGCAATAGCGCCAGCGACGAAAGGTTGAATCACCTTGAAGGCCAGATCAGCGTAAGAAAGCCCACGCCAGCTGGTGATTTCTTCCTTGCTGAAGCCAGGCAGTTGCTCGGGTACATAGAGCCCACCATCGCTGGCCAGACCGGCCAGCAACACTTCCTCAAAGCCCAGCACCGGCGCTTGGCCACGAGTACTGATATATTTCATTGCTGCTTCCTCAGGCCAGATCCAGATGTTCCACACGCATCCGGGTTACCTGCCCCTGTACGTCGTCCAGTTGTTCAATGGCCGTAATGGCCTGATTCATATTACCTTCACGCACCTGCTTGGTGAGGATGATCACCGGAGCATTGGCTGTGCCATGCTCTTTCTGCAGCAGGGCTTCAATGCTGATCCCGGCATCACTCAGGATACGGGTAATCTGTGCCAGCACACCGGGCTTTTCTTTAACCTGCATGCGCAGATAGTAAGCGGTTTCGATCTCATCAACCTGCACAACCGGCAGGTCAGACAGATGATCTGGCTGGAATGCCAGGTGCGGAACACGGTTGTTCGGATCAGCAGTCAGGGTACGGGTGACATCAATGATGTCAGCGACTACCGCAGAAGCAGTTGGCTCAGCTCCCGCACCGGCGCCGTAATAAAGAGTAGGACCGACAGCATCACCCTGCACCATGACAGCATTTTTCACACCATTAACCGCTGCCAGCAGACACTTGGTCGGAATAAGCGTCGGATGTACACGAAGTTCAACACCATTTACGGTACGACGGGCGATCCCCAGATGCTTGATGGTGTACCCCAGCGCCTCCGCATAGGTGACATCTTCAGGTGCAATCCGGCTGATCCCTTCAGTAAAGGTACGTTCAAACTGCAATGGGATACCAAAGGCCAGCGAACCCAGGATCGTCAGCTTGTGCGCAGCGTCGATACCTTCTACATCGAAGGTAGGATCCGCCTCAGCGTAACCCAGCGCCTGCGCCTCTTTCAGCACATCAGCAAAATCACGCCCCTTCTCCCGCATTTCGGTAAGGATGAAGTTGCCAGTGCCATTGATGATACCTGCCACCCATTGGATGGTATTGGCGGAAAGACCTTCGCGGATCGCCTTGATAATCGGGATACCGCCTGCCACAGAAGCCTCAAAAGCGACCATGACTTTGTTTTCACGGGCAGCTGCAAAAATCTCGTTACCATGCACAGCAATCAGCGCCTTGTTGGCAGTGACCACATGTTTTCCGTTCCTGATGGCCGTCATGACCAGCTCATGGGCGTTGTCATAGCCGCCGATCAGCTCAACAAGAATATCAATGTCAGGGTCGTTGGCCACGTCCATAATATCCGTGGTCGTGCGAATGCCAGCCAAATCCAGTTCAGGACGAGGGCGACGAATACTGACCAGATCAATAACAATCTGGCGACCAGCACGACGGGAGATTTCTTCAGCGTTGCGTTTGAGGACGTTGAGAGTACCCGCACCAACGGTACCCAAGCCACACAGGCCAACTTTGACAGGTTTCAAGTTTTTACCCCATTTCACAGGTTGCTCTGCACCACCTTCATGTGTCCATCTGGACGGTGGGTGGTTCAGTATCGTCGCGCAAGAATGCGACGAAGTTCAGACGGCGGAAAATTCTGCGGCAATCAGTCAGGACGACAGGCCAGATATTGAGAACAGAGGTCATCTTTCACCCCACACCCTCTGGCCATATATCAACCTCAACCACAGGCTGCCTGATAAAGGACTGTACACATTAAGTGGCCGGATTGCTGCTGTCAACGCAGGAACGGCGGGCCTTTGATGCTTTTACCTGCGCATAAGCAAAACACCGTATCGGTATGCGATACGGTGTCATGCAAGCACAAGAAAGCCTCAGATAGAGAAGGGAATAATCACAACCCCATGGCTTTTGCCAGCTCGTCTGCAGGCATATAGCCGGGAATGACGCGACCGTCTTCCATGACCAGCGTAGGTGTTCCTGTTACACCGATTCGCTGCCCTAAGCGATAGTCGCTGGCAACGGCATTATCACAACTCTTGCTTGCAGGAACGGCGCCTGTTTTCGCTTCGGTCAGTGCCTGCTGAGGATCATCTGAACACCACACCGACACCATCTTGTCGTAAGTGGGGCTATTAATACCGGTACGAGGGAAGGCCAGATAGTTCACTTCTATTCCCTTCGCATTCAGTGCACCAATTTCTTTATGCAGCATGCGGCAATAGCCACAATCAACATCGGTAAATACAAAGAGCCTGGCTTTACGCTGCCCTTCTGCAGGGAAAACAATCGCAGCATCTTTGGGCACACTCGCCATCAGCTGTGCCCGCGCCTTATTCTGCTTGGCTTCGGTCAAATTGATGAAGCCCTTGTCACTGACTTCGAACAGATTACCAGCAACAAAATGCTTACCGTCCTTGCTGGCATAGAGCATATCGCCCGTGCCCAGCGCCACTTCATACATCCCATCGATGGCAGCCGGTGCGATCTCGGTAATGGGCAGACCGGGATAGGCTTTATCCAGTTCCGCACGAATAACCTCTTCCGGCGTAGCGGCCAGCACAGAATGACTGCAGAGCAGAGCCGCCACTAGGGCAAGGCGCTTGAATATCATGACATCACCTCGGCTATTTCAAAATTCGCTCGCACATACCGATGAGACTGAAATGGCATGGCTAAGTTCCCTCTCCCTGCACCGCACCTCACGGCGGTCACTCAGGTCTGCGAAGTGGGCTACGCTACCCCAATTCATCTTTAACGGCAACGCACTACCGTTGTCAGTATCATCCACGCGGATGATGCTCTGCATGCAGCTGCTGCAAACGCACACGAGCTACATGGGTATAGATTTGCGTCGTCGATAGATCACTGTGCCCCAACAACATCTGCACCACCCGCAAGTCTGCGCCGTGATTGAGCAGATGAGTAGCAAAAGCATGGCGCAAGGTATGAGGAGAAATCTCGCTACTAATCCCGGCCGTCAGCGCATGACGCTTGATCGCGTGCCAGAAGGTCTGGCGCGTCATGGCGACACCTCGGTTAGACGGAAACAGCACCGGACTTTCCCCCTTCAACAACGCAGGACGCCCATCACGACAATAGCGCTCCAGCCAGAACAGCGCCTCTTCCCCCAGTGGCACCAGACGTTCCTTACTGCCCTTACCCCAGATTCGCGCCAGCCCCTGACTCAAGCTAAGCTGACTCAACTCCAGTCCCACCAGTTCACTGACACGCAAGCCTGATGCGTAAAGCACTTCAAGCATGGCACGATCACGTAACCCCAGCGCCGTTTCAACATCCGGCGCCTGCAGCAACGCTTCAACATCATCCTCACTCAGACTTTTTGGTAAAGGGCGAACGTGCTTGGGATGAGTCAGCAAGGCTGACGGATCAACGCTCAGCCACTTTTCCCGTACCGCATACTGGTAAAAACCACGCAAACAAGACAGGTAGCGAGACACCGACGAGCTTTTCGCCTGCCGTTCGAACTGCCAGTACAGATAGTCCTGCAGGGTATCGGCATACACACCGAGCAGGGATAACCCACGCTCCTCTACCAGCCAGTGCAGATAGACAGTCAGATCACGACGATAGGCATCAAGACTGTGCTGACTCAGTCCCTTCTCCAGCCACAAGGCATCCAGATAATGGTCAATACGCTGAGCATCGATCATCGCGCCACAACACCTCCCCGACAGTCCCTAGGCAGTCATTGCCCAAAATGCAAAAAGGTGGCCTAGGCCACCTTTTTGAACGTTTCCGTAAACAGACAGCTTATTAGCCGTTGTTCTTGGCAACGATTTTTTCTTTGATACGTGCTGCTTTACCAGACAGGTCGCGCAGGTAGTACAGTTTAGCCTGACGAACGTCACCACGGCGCTTAACCGCGATGGATTCGATGCTAGCACTGAAAGTCTGGAAAGTACGCTCTACGCCCACACCGTGAGAAATCTTACGCAGGGTGAAAGCAGAGTTCAGACCACGGTTACGCTTACCGATTACAACGCCTTCAAAGGCCTGCAGACGGGTGCGATCACCTTCCACAACACGTACTTGTACAACCAGAGTGTCACCTGCGCCAAAAGCAGGGACTTCTTTGTTCATTTGTTCAGCTTCGATCTGCTGAATGATCAGGTTCTTGCTGCTCATCGCTCGCTCCTAATTTCTTGTCCGCATCGGCCTTATCTGCCTCGATACGGATAAATTCTGCCAAAAGCTTTTGCTGTTGTTTGGTCAGAGCCAGTCGTTCCAGTAATTCAGGTCTGCGCTGCCAGGTTCTGCCCAGTTGCTGCTGCATTCTCCAGCGCTCAATCGCTGCATGATTGCCACTCAACAACACCGGCGGAACCGCCAGCCCACTCATGTCTTCAGGGCGGGTATAGTGCGGACAGTCAAGCAATCCTGCACTGAAGGAGT
This Pokkaliibacter sp. MBI-7 DNA region includes the following protein-coding sequences:
- the rplS gene encoding 50S ribosomal protein L19, with translation MSSKNLIIQQIEAEQMNKEVPAFGAGDTLVVQVRVVEGDRTRLQAFEGVVIGKRNRGLNSAFTLRKISHGVGVERTFQTFSASIESIAVKRRGDVRQAKLYYLRDLSGKAARIKEKIVAKNNG
- a CDS encoding homoserine dehydrogenase, producing the protein MKPVKVGLCGLGTVGAGTLNVLKRNAEEISRRAGRQIVIDLVSIRRPRPELDLAGIRTTTDIMDVANDPDIDILVELIGGYDNAHELVMTAIRNGKHVVTANKALIAVHGNEIFAAARENKVMVAFEASVAGGIPIIKAIREGLSANTIQWVAGIINGTGNFILTEMREKGRDFADVLKEAQALGYAEADPTFDVEGIDAAHKLTILGSLAFGIPLQFERTFTEGISRIAPEDVTYAEALGYTIKHLGIARRTVNGVELRVHPTLIPTKCLLAAVNGVKNAVMVQGDAVGPTLYYGAGAGAEPTASAVVADIIDVTRTLTADPNNRVPHLAFQPDHLSDLPVVQVDEIETAYYLRMQVKEKPGVLAQITRILSDAGISIEALLQKEHGTANAPVIILTKQVREGNMNQAITAIEQLDDVQGQVTRMRVEHLDLA
- a CDS encoding DsbC family protein — its product is MIFKRLALVAALLCSHSVLAATPEEVIRAELDKAYPGLPITEIAPAAIDGMYEVALGTGDMLYASKDGKHFVAGNLFEVSDKGFINLTEAKQNKARAQLMASVPKDAAIVFPAEGQRKARLFVFTDVDCGYCRMLHKEIGALNAKGIEVNYLAFPRTGINSPTYDKMVSVWCSDDPQQALTEAKTGAVPASKSCDNAVASDYRLGQRIGVTGTPTLVMEDGRVIPGYMPADELAKAMGL
- the thrC gene encoding threonine synthase produces the protein MKYISTRGQAPVLGFEEVLLAGLASDGGLYVPEQLPGFSKEEITSWRGLSYADLAFKVIQPFVAGAIADADLKTMIDDTYKVFRHRAVAPLQQLDSNEWVLELFHGPTLAFKDFALQLLGRLMDHVLAKRGERLVIMGATSGDTGSAAIEGCRHCEHVDIFILHPYQRVSEVQRRQMTTVLADNVHNIALEGNFDDCQQMVKDSFANQAFLKGARLGAVNSINWARIMSQIVYYFAAGLALGAPDREVSFSVPTGNFGDIFAGYLAKQMGLPIQQLVVATNRNDILHRAISSNDMSRQGLVHTLSPSMDIMVSSNFERMLFEIYGRDGAAINDLMQRFRNESVSLDPARWESVRELFDSFCVNDDDTVATIAEVHAETGYLLDPHTAIGVRAARACRRDNNVPMVTLATAHPVKFPDAIIKAELQTPALPEAMADLFERDERYQVLANDLQQVQGYMAATLKI
- the xerD gene encoding site-specific tyrosine recombinase XerD → MIDAQRIDHYLDALWLEKGLSQHSLDAYRRDLTVYLHWLVEERGLSLLGVYADTLQDYLYWQFERQAKSSSVSRYLSCLRGFYQYAVREKWLSVDPSALLTHPKHVRPLPKSLSEDDVEALLQAPDVETALGLRDRAMLEVLYASGLRVSELVGLELSQLSLSQGLARIWGKGSKERLVPLGEEALFWLERYCRDGRPALLKGESPVLFPSNRGVAMTRQTFWHAIKRHALTAGISSEISPHTLRHAFATHLLNHGADLRVVQMLLGHSDLSTTQIYTHVARVRLQQLHAEHHPRG